TTTCTGGCCTCTCGATCCTCTCAGTGTCTTCACATGCAATCGCGTTCATGGCTTGCTGACCAAATATGTAGCTCTCGATCAGCATCCTCTCATGAACTTCGCGGGGAATAGTGACCTCAAGCATATCGAACACAGCTGAGTAATGAGACAGAGCTGCTCGAAATCTTGATGTAAATAAGGGGGAATTACAAGCACTGTTGAGAATCCCGTGTATGAAAACATCCGGATGGACCTCGTGGATTAGTTTCAGAACAGTATCCCTCGGACTGAGGCTGTTTACAACCACTGTATCGTCGAGAAGTTTCCTAAGTTGATATATACAGTTCACTACAAGCACCTCGCCCTCGATGATCTTCAGATCATCAACTGTAATTGTTTCCCACTGCTTTGCTATAGCATTAAACTCGAATGGGACATTGAACTTCTCAGCATAATAAGCTAAAAGCCGCCCTGTCCTCTCAGCCTTCTCTGCTGGCCGGAAACCTGACTGTGGAAAATCAATCCCGGTTATACGAAGCTTGGGAGGTCCACCGGGCCTAGACGAGAGATTTTGTATTAAGCAAGGCCATTGAAAGCCGAAAAGAAAACCAATCCCGAAATGAATAATGTGCAGTGATGAAGCGTTCTGGGCTAGAGTTGTGATGGTCTTGTTCGAGAACAAATACGAGATCTTCACAAATGGACAGGAAGAACGATAGAGCTGGAAAGCTTTCAAGGCCCTAGCAGCATACCTAGGATATTTCATCAGTGCTTTATATATTCTTGTCCCAGATCCCGTTATCCTTGCCTCGAGAGCCTCAGCAAAATAATGCGCCAGCCTCTGCATATCGTCTCCGGTTTGAGACGAATGTTGTCTGATACGCTTCAAATAATCGTTGGCAGTCCTTATGTCCTGGACGGCTACAGCTTGTGCACAAAGCGTCAAGAGAGATCGCAAGTCTACCAAAGTTCGTTCAGACCCCGGTTTCTTCTTCCTATTAGAACCCTTCGAATCATCATTGCCTGTTGCACTTTCACACAAAACGCCCTGCAA
This portion of the Ipomoea triloba cultivar NCNSP0323 chromosome 5, ASM357664v1 genome encodes:
- the LOC116019289 gene encoding scarecrow-like protein 9: MANEGVCETFLDREEMGNLNSEEAPLPQSGQRLNVVNLLNEDGGYEDYDLRGQMLKWINQILMEDNVEEKAYMSRQSTELKDAERSFYELIGEEYPPSPNLHRVPDLDRNDNIGSGDNGNDDSLCPNLDPNPRERQTTSDHVPVNVASSTITIPDISNCTESVEKGVREASSFLPTRNSVLVDGVGAEKNTGNQDALEGRRGTKNTLREDTHLPEGRSYKQSAIYAEPSIKQEEFDKVLLWSGEDESSLCHSLQGVLCESATGNDDSKGSNRKKKPGSERTLVDLRSLLTLCAQAVAVQDIRTANDYLKRIRQHSSQTGDDMQRLAHYFAEALEARITGSGTRIYKALMKYPRYAARALKAFQLYRSSCPFVKISYLFSNKTITTLAQNASSLHIIHFGIGFLFGFQWPCLIQNLSSRPGGPPKLRITGIDFPQSGFRPAEKAERTGRLLAYYAEKFNVPFEFNAIAKQWETITVDDLKIIEGEVLVVNCIYQLRKLLDDTVVVNSLSPRDTVLKLIHEVHPDVFIHGILNSACNSPLFTSRFRAALSHYSAVFDMLEVTIPREVHERMLIESYIFGQQAMNAIACEDTERIERPETYKMWQARNTRAGFLQLPLNREIVKMSMHTLKRYHKEFVIDEDGHWLLLGWKGRAIFALSSWKPA